Proteins found in one Triticum urartu cultivar G1812 chromosome 4, Tu2.1, whole genome shotgun sequence genomic segment:
- the LOC125550475 gene encoding phosphatidylinositol transfer protein PDR17-like, with the protein MFRRKHTSHFNSDDAEQRQAKINELRAALGPASARGDKYCSEACLARYLEARNWNVDKSRKMLEESLKWRAASKPEDIRWPDVSVEAETGKMYRATFTDREGRTVVIMRPAKQNTSSHEGQLRYLIYTLENAVLSLPQGLDKMVWLIDFTGWTLANATPIKTARDSANILQNHYPERLSVAFLFNPPKVFEAFFKVIKVFLDPKSIQKVNFVYKDNEESMKTMYKHIDPEVLPVEFGGKNIVVYNHEDYSKLMTKDDTKTTSFWAADGSHAVNGGSVPQVIPQSSPIVAKAS; encoded by the exons ATGTTTCGTAGGAAGCACACTTCTCATTTCAATTCAGATGATGCTGAGCAGCGACAAGCAAAG ATCAACGAACTGAGAGCTGCACTTGGGCCTGCGTCTGCCCGTGGCGACAAGTACTGCAGTGAAGCATGCTTGGCTAGGTATCTCGAAGCCCGCAACTGGAATGTTGACAAGTCTAGGAAAATGTTGGAAGAAAGTCTCAAGTGGAGGGCAGCTAGCAAGCCTGAGGATATTCGCTGG CCTGATGTTTCTGTGGAAGCAGAAACAGGTAAAATGTACAGGGCAACTTTCACAGATAGAGAGGGGAGAACTGTCGTTATTATGAGACCTGCAAAGCAG AATACATCGTCTCATGAAGGGCAGCTTCGGTATCTTATATATACCTTGGAGAATGCAGTTCTCAGCCTGCCTCAGGGTCTAGACAAAATGGTGTGGTTGATAGACTTCACAGGATGGACGCTGGCCAATGCAACCCCCATAAAGACTGCCAGAGACAGTGCAAATATCCTGCAAAACCATTACCCTGAGAGGCTTTCAGTTGCGTTTTTGTTCAACCCCCCAAAAGTATTTGAGGCTTTCTTTAAG GTTATAAAAGTATTCCTTGACCCGAAATCAATCCAGAAAGTCAACTTTGTTTACAAGGACAACGAGGAAAGTATGAAGACCATGTACAAGCACATTGATCCAGAAGTCCTTCCGGTGGAGTTTGGAGGGAAGAACATTGTGGTGTACAACCATGAGGATTACTCTAAGTTGATGACAAAGGATGACACCAAAACAACAAGCTTTTGGGCAGCAGATGGTAGCCATGCCGTAAACGGGGGCTCGGTGCCTCAGGTCATACCGCAGTCGTCACCGATTGTTGCTAAAGCAAGTTGA
- the LOC125550474 gene encoding phosphatidylinositol transfer protein PDR17-like, protein MFRKKQASHFDSDDAEQRQAKIKELRAALGSLSSRGEKYCDEACLIRYLDARNWNVDKSRKMLKESLKWRATKRPEDIRWPDVSVEAETGKMYRATFTDREGRTVVVMRPAKQNTSSHEGQLQYLVYTLENAVLSLPEGHDKMVWLIDFTGWTLAHATPFKTARDCMNVLQNHYPERLSIAFLFNPPKVFEASFKVLKVLVDPKSAQKLNFVYKENEESMKTMYNHIDPEVLPAEFGGKNNAVYNHEDYSKLMTKDDIKTASFWAADVNHVINVDSVPEVKPQPSLIVAKAS, encoded by the exons ATGTTTCGGAAAAAGCAAGCTTCTCATTTCGATTCAGATGATGCTGAACAGAGACAAGCAAAG ATCAAGGAACTAAGAGCTGCTCTTGGGTCTTTATCTAGCCGTGGAGAAAAATATTGCGATGAAGCATGCTTGATAAGATATCTCGACGCCCGCAACTGGAATGTTGACAAGTCTAGAAAAATGCTGAAAGAAAGTCTCAAGTGGAGGGCAACTAAGAGACCTGAGGATATTCGCTGg CCGGATGTTTCCGTTGAAGCAGAAACAGGTAAAATGTACAGGGCAACTTTCACAGATAGAGAGGGCAGAACTGTGGTTGTAATGAGACCCGCAAAGCAG AATACATCGTCTCACGAAGGGCAGTTGCAATATCTTGTATATACCTTGGAGAATGCAGTCCTCAGCCTGCCTGAAGGTCATGACAAAATGGTGTGGCTGATAGACTTCACAGGATGGACACTGGCCCATGCGACCCCCTTCAAGACTGCCAGAGACTGTATGAATGTCCTGCAAAACCATTACCCGGAGAGGCTTTCAATTGCGTTTCTGTTCAATCCGCCCAAAGTATTTGAGGCTTCTTTCAAG GTTCTCAAAGTACTGGTTGACCCGAAATCAGCCCAGAAGCTGAACTTTGTGTACAAGGAGAACGAagagagcatgaagacaatgtaCAACCACATTGATCCAGAAGTCCTTCCTGCGGAGTTTGGAGGGAAGAACAATGCCGTGTACAACCATGAAGATTACTCCAAGTTGATGACAAAGGATGACATCAAAACGGCAAGCTTTTGGGCAGCAGATGTTAACCATGTCATCAACGTGGACTCGGTTCCTGAGGTTAAGCCGCAGCCGTCACTAATTGTTGCTAAAGCGAGTTGA